Sequence from the Rhodopirellula halodulae genome:
TGCTTAGTCGCCCTTCGTCGTCGGTGTGAACCGCCAAGACCGCTCGATAGAAATCGGCCGCGGCATAGAGCTTCCGCAGGTTGTGCGGCGACAACGGTGTGGCCTCCGCGAACGTCAGCACGTGCGGCCGAGCTTGCTCACTCGCGAATGAATTCAGTTGGGTCGGATTGGCATACACGATCCGACAACGAACCGGTGCGTCCTCTTCCCGCAACAGGCTGGCTTGATAACAAACGTCCAGCAAGGCAATCAGCGATCGCGAATCGGGAAGCAACTCGACGGGATACTCGAGCTGCTCCCACTGTTTCGCGAGCACCAAAGCCATCTCGGTGGGGTAGGAAGAAAGTCCATCCATGACAACCAGTGATCCTGATGGTGTGAGTTTCGATTGCCGGACTTCCAACCCCAGATTCGAATCAATTCGCCGAGGCGTGTTCCGGTGACTTCGCCTGCAACGTTTCCACCCGCAATTGGACCGACGTCACCGTCAATCCTTCGTGTGTCTCCAATTGCAATTCATTCTGATCTTGCAATTGAGCGGGATCGATTGGAATCTCCAAGGGAGCCATCATCTGACGGAATTCCGCGGACCAATCCGGCTGAACACGGATCGGACGACCGTTCCAACTGCCGACCAGAGGTTCACGCAAACCATCGTTCCGATGGACACCGATCACCAAAGTCGCCATTGTGATCTTTGGGCGGTCCGCCAGCGTCAAATCAAACGTCTTGGGTTCGTCCAGTGCAACCGCGGTACCAGTCGCGAATATGAAGTTGCGCTGCCTCGTGCCCGTTGGCTGCACGTCCGCCGCAAAATCGACTGTCAGCACGGTGGTTTCCTCCGCGTCGATGGGAATGGTCGCCGTGGCGGATCGAGGCAAGGCTTCTTCGTAAACAACATGTCCGTTGTCATACCGAAGCCGCCGCTGCGTGACGGTTTGTCCGCCAAGTGGTTCGCCGATCAAGTCCGACAGTTTCACTGCCAGTTGACGGCTGGTCATGTTGGTCAACGCAATTTGCAGGCGATTTCCGGTGTAAACCGCGGTCGCATCCATGCCAACTGATGCGATCCCGTCCACGCGGACCGGCAGCCTTCGGCCACCAAAGTCCTTCCACAATTCGAAGTAATTCGACACTGGCGTCGCGACGAAATCATCCAACGGGCCGCGATTGGAAGCACCCTCGCCGGGAACAAACGCGGCGTTGCCGCTGAACGGATTCCAGTGCATGTTCGTGAAGATAAACGGAACCGACAGATCGAGCTGGTGGGGCCGGTTCATGAATTTGTGGGTGAAAGCGCTGAACGAACGTAACCGCAGCCAATGATCCGCGGCACCTCGTCCGGGTTGCAAGGAACCGCACTCGGTGATCAACATGGGTTTGACGTTGTTGGTTGATTCCATGTGAGATCGCAGCATGTCCAAGGTGGCTTCCAATCGCCCCAGCAGATATCCCGAGTAACCGGTTTTTCGACGTTCCCATGCACCGAGTGTCCCGGTGTCTTCGTAGAAGTGGTGCGAATAGAAGTCGAGGTCCTCGTTGGTCAGGTCCATGAATCGGGCTTGATCGCGATACAGACTGAAGTCGTTCACGTGCAACTGCATCCAAGCAGAGGTCGGCCCACCGACTTTCACATCCGGCGTCTTTTGGTGGACCGCCTGCGCAACTTGGTTGTGAAAGTCCGCCAACAGCTTCCAAGAGTCGTACTCTTTCTTCCAGTGATAGTCCCACTCGGCTTTGATGGTCGACTCGTTTTTGACTTCCCACCAAGCTGCCGTGCGGCCACCATCATGCAGTTGGTCCGCGATGTACGAAGCTGCAAGCTCCGCCGCGTCACCGAAGTGTTCGACCAAAGGCGTTCCGCGGCCGACATGTTCCACCGACATGAATTCGGGGTAATCATTCAGGCACATCGCGTAGTCGATGTCTTCGAAGGCTTCGATGGTTTTTGACGGCGATGAGTCGTTGCGTTCAAAGAAGCTGAGGTCGGCGGCTCCTTTGCGATTTGGATTTTCTTTCAGCTTCTCGCCTGGTCCGTAGCCAATGACGAGTCCCGGATGCAGTTTCGAGATTTGACGTCCCGGACGAAAGTTCTTGGAAGCAGCCCACTGCTCGAAGCTTTTGTCTGATGTC
This genomic interval carries:
- a CDS encoding beta-agarase, yielding MKRLAGLLLCLAFSPSHLNAQTSTAPAIVNAGLSEEGIARRDAHQYLFDSFVQDKQVRYRGEGDHRTIEEVVLSSEKHELSGEIAIELPKGSSRVASLFKYIILRGENLTSLGGIDVAPYTGGGTVERSAQEPELYRVKLPAMPVPSDDMPAMVIRTTCADGQTAVVTEVAFNASGRLPNTFDEIPYRTLGADQPRLPVSVKVDLQNELSIAGHIDLEREKFFRYYAAPGTSDKSFEQWAASKNFRPGRQISKLHPGLVIGYGPGEKLKENPNRKGAADLSFFERNDSSPSKTIEAFEDIDYAMCLNDYPEFMSVEHVGRGTPLVEHFGDAAELAASYIADQLHDGGRTAAWWEVKNESTIKAEWDYHWKKEYDSWKLLADFHNQVAQAVHQKTPDVKVGGPTSAWMQLHVNDFSLYRDQARFMDLTNEDLDFYSHHFYEDTGTLGAWERRKTGYSGYLLGRLEATLDMLRSHMESTNNVKPMLITECGSLQPGRGAADHWLRLRSFSAFTHKFMNRPHQLDLSVPFIFTNMHWNPFSGNAAFVPGEGASNRGPLDDFVATPVSNYFELWKDFGGRRLPVRVDGIASVGMDATAVYTGNRLQIALTNMTSRQLAVKLSDLIGEPLGGQTVTQRRLRYDNGHVVYEEALPRSATATIPIDAEETTVLTVDFAADVQPTGTRQRNFIFATGTAVALDEPKTFDLTLADRPKITMATLVIGVHRNDGLREPLVGSWNGRPIRVQPDWSAEFRQMMAPLEIPIDPAQLQDQNELQLETHEGLTVTSVQLRVETLQAKSPEHASAN